In the genome of Cryptomeria japonica chromosome 8, Sugi_1.0, whole genome shotgun sequence, one region contains:
- the LOC131030519 gene encoding uncharacterized protein LOC131030519: MAERKSIKATLVLFLVLSLLHYSAEEGDALFRCSYKVKKSFEMGNCSNRTFFPRKDFNPLVFATYGIFAGVALFWVAFAYLCWEYLQISTEDFGEYGIMSRPRIRSRDQKAKSC; encoded by the coding sequence ATGGCAGAAAGAAAGTCCATCAAGGCAACTCTGGTTCTTTTTCTGGTACTGTCTCTGCTTCATTACAGTGCAGAAGAAGGGGATGCCCTGTTCAGATGCAGTTATAAGGTGAAGAAATCATTTGAAATGGGCAACTGCAGCAACAGGACATTCTTCCCCAGAAAGGATTTCAATCCCCTGGTTTTTGCCACTTATGGGATTTTTGCGGGCGTCGCGCTATTTTGGGTGGCTTTTGCGTACCTGTGTTGGGAGTACCTTCAGATTTCCACAGAGGATTTTGGTGAATATGGCATAATGTCACGCCCCAGGATTCGATCGCGGGACCAGAAAGCCAAGTCCTGCTGA